From Aurantimicrobium sp. INA4, one genomic window encodes:
- a CDS encoding alpha/beta hydrolase gives MRKKWLWRTLAVLAGIVVVTVVAFTVSPWPSALIIRQVFQDGAKKVAAIMEPYAPTSGVDSVLDVQYAEGSTEPYVTPSSFTQLDVFYPTGTTEPLGTVIWTHGGAWISGNKSNDRSYFEILASKGYTVVGLNYTYGPEAQYPTAVFELNQAHKFLLENSDKFHINPDAIVLAGDSAGAQLTSQLATIITKPSYAAGMKITPALSPEQLQGVVLNCGVYEVTSLLGQKGILGWGDDASLWAYTGDRDLVNSAAVAEMSTIHHVDGNFPETYISGGNADPLTAENSKPFAAKLQSLGVNVTELFWPDDYTPPLPHEYQFRLNLDAAQTALTQTLAFLDERIGSSSAQ, from the coding sequence ATGCGTAAGAAGTGGTTGTGGCGGACACTAGCTGTTCTCGCCGGGATTGTGGTGGTGACTGTTGTGGCATTTACGGTAAGCCCTTGGCCCAGTGCTTTGATTATTCGCCAGGTGTTCCAAGATGGCGCGAAAAAAGTAGCGGCCATCATGGAGCCCTATGCGCCCACCAGCGGTGTTGATTCTGTCTTGGACGTCCAATATGCCGAAGGCTCAACTGAGCCCTACGTCACACCATCTAGCTTTACGCAACTAGACGTGTTTTATCCCACTGGAACGACTGAGCCCTTAGGAACAGTTATTTGGACTCATGGTGGCGCATGGATTTCAGGTAACAAGTCCAATGACCGCAGTTACTTTGAAATATTGGCTTCAAAGGGTTACACCGTTGTCGGTCTCAACTACACCTATGGGCCTGAGGCGCAGTATCCCACTGCAGTTTTTGAACTCAACCAAGCACACAAGTTTTTGCTGGAGAACTCAGACAAATTCCACATCAACCCTGATGCAATCGTGCTCGCAGGTGACTCTGCCGGAGCCCAGCTCACCAGCCAACTGGCCACCATCATTACCAAGCCTTCCTATGCCGCTGGCATGAAAATCACTCCTGCTCTCTCACCCGAGCAACTCCAAGGTGTTGTTCTCAACTGTGGCGTATATGAAGTGACGTCACTTCTGGGACAAAAGGGAATCTTGGGCTGGGGCGATGACGCATCGCTGTGGGCCTACACAGGAGACCGAGATCTGGTTAACTCCGCAGCTGTTGCTGAAATGTCCACCATTCATCACGTGGATGGAAACTTCCCGGAAACCTATATCTCTGGCGGTAATGCTGATCCACTCACGGCGGAGAACTCTAAGCCTTTCGCTGCAAAGCTGCAGTCACTGGGCGTAAACGTCACGGAACTGTTTTGGCCGGATGACTACACACCGCCACTTCCGCATGAATATCAATTCAGGCTGAATCTTGATGCTGCTCAAACGGCATTGACGCAAACGCTTGCTTTCTTGGACGAGAGAATCGGTTCTTCTTCTGCCCAGTAA
- the raiA gene encoding ribosome-associated translation inhibitor RaiA, translating to MELNFIARHTEITDRFRNYVTEKVDKIEKLADRPLELDVTVSKHHGGKGLVGGDHVELTLVEAGPVVRAESDGEDKYAAFDLAMGRMMEQLRRARDKKKVHHNGHQKPLSIHEASADAFAQVDLVPATPEDIERIAKEVQATKPSAAA from the coding sequence ATGGAACTGAACTTCATCGCCCGCCACACCGAAATCACCGACCGATTCCGTAACTACGTCACCGAGAAGGTCGACAAGATTGAGAAGCTGGCAGATCGCCCCCTCGAACTCGATGTGACCGTCAGTAAACATCACGGCGGTAAAGGCCTGGTAGGTGGTGATCATGTGGAACTCACCCTCGTAGAAGCCGGACCAGTCGTCCGTGCCGAGTCCGACGGCGAAGACAAATATGCCGCCTTTGATCTGGCCATGGGCCGCATGATGGAACAGCTGCGCCGTGCCAGGGATAAGAAGAAGGTCCACCACAACGGCCACCAGAAGCCACTGTCGATTCATGAAGCGAGTGCTGACGCCTTTGCCCAGGTCGATCTCGTCCCCGCAACCCCAGAAGATATTGAGCGAATAGCCAAAGAAGTGCAGGCAACTAAACCTTCTGCAGCTGCTTAA
- a CDS encoding helix-turn-helix domain-containing protein, whose protein sequence is MNDFGSTDVNTDRFLTATEAAELLKVSVADVHELINSGELQAFQVGSRGPWRIEHDILELFIAEQYEISRRSAMWNNSSLASANNITDF, encoded by the coding sequence ATGAATGATTTTGGCTCTACTGACGTGAATACTGACCGTTTTCTTACCGCGACCGAAGCAGCAGAACTCTTGAAAGTTTCTGTTGCCGATGTGCATGAACTCATCAACTCTGGTGAGCTCCAGGCATTCCAAGTGGGGAGCCGCGGTCCCTGGCGGATAGAACACGACATTCTTGAGCTGTTTATTGCTGAGCAATACGAGATTTCACGTCGCAGCGCCATGTGGAACAACTCATCTTTGGCCTCAGCTAACAACATCACTGATTTCTAA
- the secA gene encoding preprotein translocase subunit SecA: MANILDKVLRVGEGRTLRKLENLAKAVNELEEGFINLTDEELRAETTDFRKRYIEGESLDHMLPEAFAAVREAARRTIGLRHFDVQLMGGAALHMGNIAEMKTGEGKTLVATLPAYLNAIAGRGVHVVTVNDYLASYQSELMGRVFRALGMTTGVITAGQQPAVRREQYLCDITYGTNNEFGFDYLRDNMAWSAADKVQRGHFFAIVDEVDSILIDEARTPLIISGPASGEANRWFTEFAKIATTLEPGVDYEVDEKKRTVGVLEPGIEKVEDYLGIDNLYESANTPLISFLNNSIKAVALFKRDKDYVVMNGEVLIVDEHTGRILAGRRYNEGIHQAIEAKEGVEVKAENQTLATVTLQNYFRMYEKISGMTGTAETEAGEFMSTYKIGVVPIPTNKPMQRIDQPDLVYKNEVIKFEQVANDIAERHAKGQPVLVGTTSVEKSEYLSKLLAKKGIRHEVLNAKNHAREAAIVAQAGRLGAVTVATNMAGRGTDIMLGGNAEHLTVSELASQGLNPLETPEEYEAAWEAAFSKVKARVQEEADKVVAVGGLYVLGTERHESRRIDNQLRGRSGRQGDPGESRFYLSLTDDLMRMFNSGAAEAIMTRSNIPDDTAIESSIVSRAIRSAQSQVEARNAEMRKNVLKYDDVLNRQREAIYADRAHILEGDDLQERVHKFLEDVVDEVLAAHTSEGNGDDWDFDALWAELKTIYPVSITIDEVIQEAGNKGRVNKEFMRREIQSDALLAYKRREESLGSTAMRELERRVVLSVVDRRWRDHLYEMDYLKDGIGLRAMAQRDPLVEYQREGFALYQGMMASIKAESVGFLFNLEVQVNVAEGNPEHPSIAAKGLGQSEDANAQLSYTAPSEDGQVEVRDERGRVEQAETARAQQAADNGRQIVPENNRPTGPTVGTRGAFGQQTGGAPAGNRAERRKKKKK; the protein is encoded by the coding sequence GTGGCAAACATTCTTGACAAGGTCCTTCGCGTTGGTGAAGGCCGAACCCTACGCAAACTAGAAAACCTTGCGAAGGCCGTCAACGAACTCGAAGAGGGATTCATCAACCTCACCGATGAAGAGCTTCGTGCCGAAACCACAGATTTCCGCAAGCGTTACATCGAGGGTGAATCTCTCGACCACATGCTCCCTGAAGCCTTTGCTGCTGTTCGTGAAGCAGCGCGACGCACCATCGGTCTGCGCCACTTCGACGTTCAGCTCATGGGTGGTGCTGCACTGCACATGGGCAATATTGCTGAAATGAAGACCGGTGAAGGTAAGACACTGGTTGCCACCCTTCCTGCCTACCTCAACGCGATTGCGGGTCGCGGTGTTCACGTTGTTACCGTGAACGACTACTTAGCCAGCTACCAGTCTGAACTCATGGGTCGCGTATTCCGCGCCCTGGGCATGACCACCGGTGTGATTACCGCTGGTCAGCAGCCTGCTGTTCGTCGTGAACAGTACCTGTGCGACATTACCTATGGCACCAACAACGAGTTTGGTTTTGATTACCTGCGCGACAACATGGCCTGGAGTGCTGCTGACAAGGTTCAGCGCGGACATTTCTTTGCCATCGTCGATGAGGTGGACTCCATCCTCATTGATGAGGCTCGTACCCCACTGATTATTTCTGGACCTGCCTCTGGTGAAGCCAACCGCTGGTTCACCGAGTTTGCCAAGATTGCCACCACACTCGAGCCCGGTGTTGACTACGAAGTTGACGAAAAGAAGCGCACCGTTGGTGTTCTTGAGCCAGGTATTGAAAAGGTTGAGGACTACCTCGGTATTGACAACCTCTACGAGTCTGCAAACACCCCGCTGATTTCGTTCTTGAACAACTCCATCAAGGCGGTTGCCCTGTTCAAGCGGGACAAAGACTATGTCGTCATGAACGGTGAGGTTCTCATCGTAGATGAACACACTGGTCGTATCCTTGCTGGTCGCCGTTACAACGAAGGTATCCACCAGGCCATCGAAGCCAAGGAAGGCGTCGAGGTCAAGGCAGAAAACCAGACCTTGGCTACAGTGACCTTGCAGAACTACTTCCGTATGTACGAGAAGATCTCAGGTATGACCGGTACGGCTGAAACTGAAGCCGGCGAATTCATGAGCACCTACAAGATTGGTGTGGTTCCTATCCCCACCAACAAGCCCATGCAGCGCATTGACCAGCCTGACCTCGTTTACAAGAACGAAGTCATCAAGTTCGAGCAGGTTGCTAACGACATTGCTGAACGCCACGCCAAGGGCCAGCCTGTCCTCGTGGGAACCACCTCAGTTGAGAAGAGCGAATACCTCTCTAAGCTTCTAGCCAAGAAGGGCATTCGTCACGAGGTCCTCAACGCCAAGAACCACGCTCGTGAAGCAGCTATCGTTGCTCAAGCTGGTCGTTTGGGTGCTGTCACCGTGGCCACCAACATGGCTGGTCGTGGTACCGACATCATGCTCGGTGGTAACGCTGAGCATCTCACTGTTTCTGAACTGGCATCTCAGGGACTGAACCCCCTAGAAACCCCAGAAGAATACGAAGCCGCCTGGGAAGCAGCCTTCTCCAAGGTCAAGGCCCGTGTTCAGGAAGAAGCTGACAAGGTTGTTGCCGTTGGTGGCCTCTACGTTCTTGGAACCGAACGCCACGAATCTCGTCGTATCGACAACCAGCTTCGTGGACGTTCTGGCCGTCAGGGTGACCCCGGTGAAAGCCGCTTCTACCTCTCCCTAACCGATGACCTTATGCGGATGTTCAACTCGGGTGCTGCAGAAGCCATCATGACCCGAAGCAACATCCCCGATGACACTGCTATCGAGTCCTCGATTGTGAGCCGTGCTATTCGCTCTGCTCAGTCTCAGGTTGAAGCGCGTAATGCTGAAATGCGGAAGAACGTTCTCAAATACGATGACGTTCTTAACCGTCAGCGTGAAGCTATTTATGCCGACCGAGCTCACATCCTCGAAGGTGACGATCTGCAAGAACGTGTTCACAAGTTCCTCGAGGATGTCGTCGATGAAGTTCTTGCTGCCCACACCAGCGAAGGCAACGGTGACGACTGGGACTTCGACGCTCTCTGGGCTGAGCTGAAGACCATTTACCCTGTTTCCATCACGATTGATGAAGTAATCCAGGAAGCTGGAAACAAGGGTCGTGTGAACAAGGAGTTCATGCGTCGCGAAATCCAGTCAGATGCTCTCCTTGCATACAAGCGCCGTGAAGAATCTCTCGGCTCAACCGCGATGCGTGAATTAGAGCGCCGTGTCGTTCTATCTGTCGTGGACCGCCGCTGGCGTGACCACCTCTACGAGATGGACTACCTCAAGGACGGTATTGGTCTTCGCGCCATGGCTCAACGTGACCCATTGGTCGAGTACCAGCGTGAAGGCTTTGCCCTTTACCAGGGCATGATGGCGTCCATCAAGGCTGAATCTGTTGGCTTCTTGTTCAATCTCGAAGTTCAGGTCAACGTCGCTGAGGGCAATCCGGAGCACCCCAGCATTGCCGCTAAGGGTCTTGGCCAGTCTGAAGACGCCAACGCGCAATTGAGCTACACCGCACCGTCAGAAGACGGCCAGGTGGAGGTTCGTGACGAGCGTGGACGTGTTGAGCAGGCTGAGACCGCTCGTGCCCAACAGGCAGCCGATAATGGACGTCAGATTGTTCCCGAGAACAACCGCCCCACCGGACCCACCGTGGGAACACGTGGTGCCTTTGGTCAGCAGACTGGTGGAGCGCCTGCGGGTAACCGGGCTGAGCGCCGCAAGAAGAAGAAAAAGTAA
- a CDS encoding SAF domain-containing protein, which produces MTHTKTRRLDMRLFIGLALVVGAALGGFALVTATESTTAVYVASKTLTPGHVLDKNDLVLTDVKLGSSGTSYLTANAFTPGSVVTKAVGAGELVPVSAVGTAKQVATTNVVVQLDVPLASEAVVGTSVDVWASMAAGQGVFGPPSVIISGAQIAHITEATGLAASNGGVRVELVVPQNKVAALLESQANGDALSLVPTRGKSS; this is translated from the coding sequence ATGACTCACACAAAGACACGTCGCCTCGACATGCGACTCTTTATCGGATTAGCGCTCGTTGTGGGCGCAGCACTGGGGGGCTTTGCTCTCGTCACGGCAACAGAGAGCACCACCGCGGTTTATGTTGCCTCAAAAACGCTCACACCAGGCCACGTCCTCGACAAGAACGACCTCGTTCTCACAGATGTAAAGCTTGGTAGCTCTGGAACCTCCTACCTCACCGCAAACGCCTTCACACCTGGATCAGTGGTGACCAAAGCCGTTGGTGCTGGGGAGCTTGTTCCGGTCAGCGCAGTGGGAACAGCCAAGCAGGTCGCGACCACGAATGTGGTGGTCCAGCTTGACGTTCCACTTGCGTCAGAAGCTGTGGTCGGCACTTCTGTGGATGTCTGGGCATCGATGGCGGCGGGCCAGGGCGTCTTCGGCCCACCATCCGTCATCATCTCTGGTGCTCAGATTGCACACATCACCGAGGCAACCGGTTTGGCAGCATCTAACGGGGGAGTGCGGGTCGAACTCGTGGTCCCACAAAACAAGGTCGCTGCTCTCCTAGAGTCTCAAGCCAATGGTGATGCTCTTTCCCTCGTCCCAACCCGCGGGAAGAGCTCATGA
- a CDS encoding hemolysin family protein, producing the protein MTPREPETTTLFCLTHAESVVVLVASEWIAFGFGLLLTVGTGFFVAAEFALVNLDRPELEAQRERGVKGLSMTIKALTITSTHLSSAQLGITLTTLLTGFLMEPALSALLFQPLSALGWNEAVIRTVAGVSAVVIATVLSMIIGELVPKNFALAIPQATAKVVIPFQTAFTFLFKPVIAFLNGLSNSVLRGFGLEPKEELSGARSAEELSSLLRRSASEGALEADTATLLGKTLAFSELSASDVMTPRLRIESLEPGDSARAVLELARKTGFSRFPVAEDSLDDVVGVVHVKNAISVPRERRSEVPVSALMSEPLRVPDTMSLDALLAELRGKGLQMAMVVDEYGGTAGIATLEDLVEELVGEVADEHDRSRAGVVSTAEYLTFPGSLRPDELEERAGITVPENENYETVAGFVMSELGRIPEQGDTVHVPGGEFKVVRMDGRRIDRLRFTPAPPNEGGESDE; encoded by the coding sequence ATGACCCCCCGCGAGCCCGAAACCACGACATTATTCTGTCTCACTCACGCCGAGAGCGTGGTGGTCTTGGTGGCTAGCGAATGGATTGCATTCGGTTTTGGTCTTTTGCTGACCGTAGGAACCGGTTTCTTTGTCGCAGCAGAGTTTGCCCTGGTCAATCTCGATCGCCCTGAACTTGAGGCACAGAGGGAGCGAGGCGTCAAAGGTCTCAGCATGACCATCAAGGCGTTGACGATCACGTCAACGCACCTCTCAAGCGCGCAATTGGGAATTACCCTCACAACCCTGCTCACGGGTTTCTTGATGGAACCAGCGCTCTCTGCATTGCTGTTTCAGCCACTTTCAGCACTCGGCTGGAATGAGGCTGTCATTAGAACCGTTGCAGGTGTGAGTGCTGTGGTTATTGCCACAGTGCTCTCCATGATTATTGGTGAACTCGTCCCTAAGAACTTTGCTTTGGCAATTCCTCAAGCAACTGCCAAAGTAGTTATCCCTTTTCAAACCGCGTTCACGTTTCTATTCAAACCTGTTATTGCTTTCCTCAACGGACTATCCAATTCGGTATTGCGAGGATTCGGTTTAGAACCCAAAGAGGAGCTCTCCGGGGCTCGTTCTGCTGAGGAACTCTCCTCACTCCTGCGACGGTCAGCTAGTGAGGGTGCTCTGGAAGCTGATACGGCAACCCTGCTGGGCAAGACTCTTGCATTCAGCGAGCTCTCCGCCAGTGACGTCATGACCCCGCGCTTGCGAATTGAATCTTTAGAACCAGGAGATTCAGCTCGAGCAGTTCTTGAGTTGGCCCGGAAAACGGGATTCTCCCGTTTCCCAGTGGCCGAAGACAGCCTCGACGATGTTGTCGGTGTCGTGCATGTCAAGAACGCTATCTCAGTGCCCCGAGAACGACGCAGCGAGGTTCCCGTCTCCGCACTCATGAGTGAGCCATTACGTGTTCCAGACACGATGTCTCTTGATGCACTCTTGGCCGAATTACGTGGCAAGGGCCTACAAATGGCCATGGTTGTCGACGAATACGGTGGCACGGCAGGAATTGCCACACTCGAAGACCTCGTAGAAGAACTAGTCGGTGAAGTCGCCGATGAACACGACCGTTCTCGCGCAGGAGTAGTCTCCACCGCCGAATACCTCACCTTCCCAGGGTCCCTCAGACCAGATGAACTCGAAGAGCGCGCTGGGATTACCGTTCCAGAAAACGAGAACTATGAAACCGTAGCCGGTTTCGTAATGAGTGAATTAGGTCGTATCCCCGAACAAGGAGACACTGTCCACGTTCCTGGTGGAGAATTCAAGGTTGTTCGCATGGACGGGCGTCGTATTGATCGTCTTCGTTTCACCCCGGCACCTCCCAACGAGGGTGGTGAGAGCGATGAGTGA
- a CDS encoding hemolysin family protein: MSDWAGLIWLVVLLALNAFFVAAEFAVISARRSQIEPLANKGKASAKTALYAMEHVSLMLATSQLGITVASLLILNVSEPAIHHLMEMALYGTGLAPGWISAISFIFALVLVTFLHVIFGEMVPKNASFSVPDKAILILAPPLVFVARVVKPVIWVMNEIANGVLKLCRVQPRQEANSVFTLNEVATIVSHSTREGTIEDSSGTLSAAFDFTTKKAGDIKVSIDNLVTLSESSTVSELEQAVAKYGFSRYVISDAQQEPIGYIHLKDVLTYDDDISEAGTHTGPIKTKRIRQLASVSESTDLEDVLAQLQRTGIHLARVVDATGETTGVLFLEDIIEELVGEVNDATRRW; encoded by the coding sequence ATGAGTGATTGGGCTGGACTGATTTGGCTTGTGGTTCTGCTCGCCCTCAACGCTTTCTTCGTGGCAGCAGAGTTTGCTGTGATCTCTGCGAGGCGCTCGCAAATCGAACCTCTAGCCAACAAGGGCAAAGCTTCAGCTAAGACAGCTCTTTATGCCATGGAGCACGTCAGCTTAATGCTGGCTACAAGCCAGTTGGGAATTACGGTTGCCTCTCTGCTTATTTTGAACGTGTCAGAACCGGCCATTCACCACCTGATGGAGATGGCACTGTATGGAACTGGCTTGGCACCAGGTTGGATTTCTGCGATTAGCTTCATCTTTGCTTTGGTGCTGGTCACGTTCTTGCACGTGATATTTGGAGAAATGGTTCCCAAGAACGCCTCGTTCTCCGTTCCAGATAAAGCCATTTTGATCTTGGCTCCCCCGTTGGTCTTTGTTGCACGCGTTGTGAAGCCAGTGATCTGGGTCATGAATGAAATAGCTAATGGTGTGCTGAAGCTGTGTCGGGTACAGCCGCGTCAAGAAGCAAACAGTGTGTTTACTCTCAATGAGGTAGCCACGATTGTCTCCCACTCCACCCGAGAGGGAACCATCGAGGACAGCTCGGGAACTCTTTCTGCTGCTTTTGATTTCACTACGAAAAAAGCAGGCGACATCAAAGTTTCAATAGATAACTTGGTCACATTGAGTGAAAGCTCCACCGTCAGCGAGCTGGAACAGGCTGTAGCAAAGTATGGCTTCTCTCGCTACGTCATCAGTGATGCCCAACAGGAACCTATTGGGTATATCCACCTCAAAGACGTACTCACCTATGATGATGACATTTCTGAAGCAGGAACTCACACAGGTCCAATCAAAACAAAGCGAATTAGGCAACTCGCTTCTGTCAGTGAATCCACTGACCTCGAAGATGTCCTTGCTCAACTGCAGCGCACAGGTATTCACCTTGCCCGCGTCGTTGATGCGACTGGTGAAACGACCGGTGTGCTCTTCCTGGAAGACATCATTGAAGAGCTTGTGGGTGAAGTCAACGATGCCACTCGCCGGTGGTAG
- a CDS encoding AAA family ATPase translates to MSLLIAVWGPTGAPGRTTVAINLAAELAELGQSVLLIDADSYGGAIAPTLGIIDEAAGLAAACRLAESGTLTAQDIENLTHHVSTSVGNLRVLSGITRTDRWPELTAERVKLVLSCAAEAFDAVVVDVGFNLETDEEITSDLFAPRRNAATLTVLKHADCIVEVASADALGIARFIRAHDVLVDLFPQSLRLIVVNKVRPGLDPRGSSHAAETLSRFAGLHEVYELPLDEKALNASYASGKPLSMSAHTSKLRKRFVEIAGVLSHSAPVTGQKKNRFSRPRKQAFASMPFEQHQDSA, encoded by the coding sequence ATGAGCCTGCTCATTGCTGTGTGGGGGCCAACAGGAGCACCAGGTCGAACCACCGTTGCCATCAATCTGGCAGCTGAGCTAGCTGAATTGGGTCAGTCAGTGCTTCTCATTGATGCTGATAGCTATGGCGGAGCCATTGCTCCCACACTTGGCATCATCGATGAAGCGGCAGGTTTAGCTGCAGCATGCCGTTTGGCAGAGTCAGGGACTCTCACAGCACAGGACATAGAAAACCTCACTCACCACGTGTCAACCTCAGTAGGAAACTTACGTGTTCTCTCCGGGATAACCAGAACAGACAGGTGGCCTGAGCTCACAGCAGAGCGGGTGAAGCTTGTTCTGAGCTGCGCTGCTGAAGCCTTTGATGCGGTGGTTGTTGATGTGGGTTTCAATCTGGAAACAGATGAAGAGATCACAAGTGATCTCTTCGCGCCCAGGCGTAACGCGGCAACACTCACGGTGTTGAAGCATGCTGATTGCATTGTGGAGGTTGCAAGTGCTGATGCACTGGGTATTGCCAGGTTTATCCGTGCCCACGATGTCCTCGTTGACTTGTTTCCGCAGTCACTGCGTTTGATTGTGGTCAATAAGGTCAGACCTGGATTAGATCCCAGAGGTAGTTCCCATGCGGCAGAAACACTGAGCCGTTTTGCTGGTTTGCACGAGGTGTACGAGCTGCCTCTGGATGAGAAAGCTCTCAACGCCAGCTATGCAAGCGGAAAACCGTTGAGTATGTCGGCTCACACGAGCAAGCTACGCAAGAGGTTTGTTGAGATTGCAGGCGTGCTTTCACACAGCGCGCCTGTTACTGGGCAGAAGAAGAACCGATTCTCTCGTCCAAGAAAGCAAGCGTTTGCGTCAATGCCGTTTGAGCAGCATCAAGATTCAGCCTGA
- a CDS encoding PAS domain-containing sensor histidine kinase — MSTLSNIMEAQGIGSAADIEWLHMLIGDWQLIADLAFADIVLWAPTTDGSFVAVSHARPSSSATLFYRDFVGQKIKAEWRAQVSEAYETSAIIESSSPAWYEETPTRVRAVPVVRRVRQGSSDPAPTSPIAVISLHTNLSESRSPSRQELTFNSCANDLFDMIATGDFPDLDAAPSPRRGAPRATDGLIRLDVDGVVTFASPNALSAFNRIGFNDELEGETLAEVTTRVLTGKINVDESLPVVVTGRAPWRADIEARGVTISLRTIPIRHLGERTGAIVLCRDVTELRNQEMELITKDATIREIHHRVKNNLQTVASLLRIQARRTQSDEAREALTQAMRRVASIAVVHDTLSEGLSQNVDFDDVFNRVLMLSAEVAAIHGTTVHPRLSGSFGVLPSEYATPLALALTELVTNAVEHGLAGREGTVIIEANRTDEALSVHIVDNGTGLPEGEIGDGLGTQIVKTLIQGELSGSIEWGPAPEGGTDVSIEVPLRFVSLS; from the coding sequence ATGTCGACTCTCAGCAACATCATGGAAGCTCAAGGAATTGGCTCAGCCGCCGATATTGAATGGCTTCACATGCTTATTGGTGACTGGCAGCTCATCGCTGACCTCGCCTTTGCCGACATTGTGTTGTGGGCTCCCACAACAGATGGCTCTTTTGTTGCCGTGTCACATGCCCGCCCATCTAGCTCAGCAACCTTGTTTTATCGCGACTTTGTAGGGCAGAAAATCAAAGCGGAGTGGCGTGCTCAGGTCAGTGAAGCCTATGAAACTTCTGCCATTATCGAATCTTCTTCACCTGCGTGGTACGAAGAAACCCCCACACGAGTTCGTGCCGTTCCGGTCGTGCGCCGTGTCCGCCAGGGATCAAGCGACCCGGCACCAACAAGCCCTATTGCCGTCATCTCCCTGCACACAAACCTGTCCGAGAGTCGCTCTCCTAGTCGTCAGGAATTGACTTTCAATTCCTGCGCTAATGATCTCTTCGACATGATCGCCACAGGTGATTTTCCTGACTTAGATGCAGCACCCTCACCGAGGCGTGGTGCACCGCGTGCCACAGATGGTTTGATCCGTCTGGATGTCGACGGTGTGGTCACCTTCGCCAGCCCCAACGCACTTTCTGCTTTCAACCGCATCGGCTTTAATGATGAGCTCGAGGGTGAAACCCTCGCAGAGGTCACTACTCGTGTTTTGACCGGAAAAATCAACGTCGATGAGTCATTACCCGTCGTTGTCACCGGTCGTGCACCGTGGCGGGCAGATATTGAAGCCAGGGGAGTAACCATCTCTCTTCGCACAATCCCTATTCGCCACCTCGGTGAGCGAACCGGAGCGATTGTGCTCTGCCGTGATGTCACTGAGCTTCGAAACCAAGAGATGGAACTCATCACTAAGGATGCAACAATCCGCGAGATTCACCACCGAGTAAAGAACAACCTACAAACGGTGGCATCACTGTTGCGTATCCAAGCTCGCAGAACACAGTCTGACGAAGCACGTGAAGCACTTACCCAGGCAATGCGACGCGTTGCCTCCATCGCAGTGGTCCACGACACCTTGTCTGAGGGCCTGAGTCAAAATGTGGACTTCGATGATGTCTTCAACCGAGTACTGATGCTCAGCGCTGAAGTTGCCGCCATTCACGGCACCACCGTTCACCCCAGACTTTCTGGAAGCTTCGGTGTTCTCCCGAGCGAATATGCCACACCGCTGGCACTTGCTCTTACAGAGCTCGTGACCAATGCAGTTGAGCACGGCCTTGCAGGCCGTGAGGGAACAGTCATCATTGAAGCCAACCGCACTGATGAAGCTCTCAGCGTTCACATCGTTGATAACGGAACGGGCCTACCAGAAGGTGAAATCGGTGATGGCCTGGGTACACAGATTGTGAAAACACTCATCCAAGGCGAGCTCAGTGGCAGTATCGAATGGGGCCCAGCACCAGAGGGTGGTACAGATGTGTCTATTGAAGTTCCGTTGAGGTTTGTCAGCCTGTCATAG
- a CDS encoding Rv3235 family protein: protein MTTAQALNTRSSLFDQDDYFGYQPTATSALPDPQPMVENLARSVMEILAGCRELDQIARWVSDEVYRTLLKRVHISRRARAVKKMPAVRPTFGLGRTIITNPTDGVVESVVIVHGKARTRSIAIRLEGIDGRWRATAIHVL from the coding sequence ATGACAACAGCACAAGCTCTCAACACACGCAGTTCCCTCTTCGACCAGGATGACTACTTTGGGTACCAGCCGACCGCTACGTCTGCACTGCCCGACCCGCAACCGATGGTGGAGAACCTTGCTCGCTCCGTCATGGAAATTCTCGCTGGGTGCCGAGAGCTTGACCAGATAGCTCGCTGGGTGAGCGATGAGGTGTATCGCACCCTCCTCAAACGCGTCCATATTTCCCGCCGAGCGCGGGCCGTCAAGAAAATGCCCGCAGTGCGCCCTACCTTTGGCTTAGGTCGCACCATCATAACCAACCCCACCGATGGTGTTGTGGAATCGGTTGTGATTGTTCACGGCAAAGCCCGCACACGTTCAATAGCGATCAGGCTCGAAGGTATTGATGGAAGGTGGCGTGCGACCGCAATCCACGTTCTCTAA